From Haematobia irritans isolate KBUSLIRL unplaced genomic scaffold, ASM5000362v1 scaffold_27, whole genome shotgun sequence, the proteins below share one genomic window:
- the LOC142242515 gene encoding uncharacterized protein LOC142242515 → MESQFINAGISQDSTKYHTLVGSIESNILNAVSHIIENPPERDLYNSLKNALLAEFQDSEEKRLQKLMENVDLGDRKPSAMLRDMRQLASGKVSEEMLRSLWFQRLPATIKAVLSVSTDNLDKLSVMADKINDHLGNASINQLRTTQRNRSTSRKRREKSPSPSVTDEGELKICRLMLRDQSSKQQFLVDTGADVSVIPASLYGKRGEVEAFELQAANRTPIKTFGTKILKLNLGLRRDLVWPFVIADITQPIIGSDFLENFDLLVDIRRRCLIDKRTNLKVECSLSTIPQISSVTCNTLPQNSPFYSLISEFRDVARPSNKIPQV, encoded by the exons ATGGAGAGTCAATTTATTAACGCTGGGATTTCTCAGGATTCCACGAAATACCATACGCTGGTTGGCTCTATAGAAAGCAACATCCTTAATGCGGTAAGCCACATAATCGAGAATCCTCCAGAGCGAGATTTGTACAATTCCCTGAAAAACGCTCTGCTGGCTGAGTTTCAAGATTCAGAAGAAAAACGTCTGCAGAAGCTTATGGAAAATGTGGATTTGGGCGATAGAAAACCTTCAGCGATGCTGCGTGACATGCGCCAATTAGCATCTGGAAAGGTATCCGAAGAAATGCTACGATCTTTATGGTTCCAACGGTTGCCAGCAACGATAAAAGCTGTTCTTTCCGTGAGTACTGACAATTTGGATAAACTATCGGTCATGGCAGATAAAATAAACGACCATCTCGGAAATGCATCGATAAATCAA CTGCGAACAACACAACGTAACCGTAGTACATCCAGAAAACGTAGAGAAA AATCTCCATCGCCTTCGGTGACGGACGAAGGAGAACTGAAGATATGTCGCCTCATGTTACGGGATCAGTCTTCCAAGCAACAATTTTTAGTGGATACTGGGGCTGATGTGTCAGTAATTCCAGCATCTTTATATGGAAAGCGAGGCGAAGTGGAAGCGTTCGAACTACAAGCAGCAAATAGAACTCCGATTAAAACATTTggcacaaaaattcttaagcttAATCTTGGTTTAAGAAGAGATTTGGTATGGCCGTTCGTTATAGCTGATATAACCCAGCCTATCATTGGCTCCgattttttagagaatttcgATTTGCTTGTCGATATAAGAAGACGCTGCCTCATAGATAAAAGGACAAATTTGAAGGTTGAGTGTTCATTATCAACTATTCCTCAAATATCTTCAGTCACTTGCAATACACTCCCGCAAAATTCTCCGTTCTATTCCTTAATCAGCGAGTTCAGAGACGTAGCAAGACCGTCGAATAAAATACCTCAAGTTTAG